A stretch of DNA from Flavobacteriaceae bacterium MAR_2009_75:
AGAACGCCCCTTCCCAAAAAACATTTGAAATTTCTTATCGCCATGGACTTAAAGACACCGACGAATTCAAAATGCTCCCAGGGTTTAAGAATTTTGATAAAATCGAAAAAGGACAATCCTTGGCGTTACAAAATGGCCGCGAAATAAAAAGCGAACGAAGTGGTCATATTTTTATGCCCTTATATCAATCTAAGGGAAACGATGGTTTTTTTATTGTCGAAGAAGTATAGTTAGATGATGATTATAGGCTTGAACTGTTAAGGATTTTTCCCGAAGAAGGTTGTGGTTAATTTATATAGTGCTGGTCGGTTATTGGCGATTAACTGATAGGTTGAGTCACTAAGTTTTCTAAAAAGAGTAAATTTTTGATACCATGACAGTAAAAATGTCCAACGCGAAGAGTAGTGCAATGTTCTATACGCTGCATGGGCACCACTATATATTTGACCATCGGTCTCTATCAAACGAACGGCTTCTTTAAAATCTTGTTCGCTAAGTTCTTCGATTTGGTCATGTATTTGTTGAAAGGGTAAATAACGAACTTTGTTAGCCGTCAGCTTTTTCCACTTAATTACCCAGTATTTACAAAAACCACATTTTCCGTCCCATATTAAATGAGGTGTCTCGGGTTTAAATTTAGAGTAAGTTTCTAGCGGCATCGAATTTTATCAAAAAATAGTGATACTGAATTGTTCGTGAATTTAGTTTAGACTGGCGGTTTGGCCATAATTGGTTACTAATGCACTTAAAATACTTAATAAAAATAACAGTACATTCTAAATGATTTATAGAATCAACAATC
This window harbors:
- a CDS encoding putative DCC family thiol-disulfide oxidoreductase YuxK, yielding MPLETYSKFKPETPHLIWDGKCGFCKYWVIKWKKLTANKVRYLPFQQIHDQIEELSEQDFKEAVRLIETDGQIYSGAHAAYRTLHYSSRWTFLLSWYQKFTLFRKLSDSTYQLIANNRPALYKLTTTFFGKNP